GTCGCTGGTGCTGTCGACGCCCCCGCGGGTCCGCTCCAGCCGGTCCTCGTAGAGCCGTATCTCGGTCGAGCGCGCCTCGTACACCCCCGGCAGGACGAAGTACCCCCAGACCAGCGCGAACACCGCCGCACCGACCACGAGTCCCGCGCTCGGGCCGAGGACCGGTGTCAGGTACCGCCCGCCGACGACCGCGAAGGCGACGGCGAGGAACCCGCCGAGCAGGTACGCGCCGGGCGTCACCAGCAGCGGACGCGGGTCCGCCTCGAACGTCTCGATTGGGCCGCTAGTCGTCACGGTCGGGTGATGGGTCGGCCACGCGAAAGGCGTTGTGGGCGCGGCGTCAGCGGGTCGACGACGAGGCTCCCGGCGGCCTACGTGTCCCCCGTCTGCCACGGCGACTGGAAGTCGTCGCCGGGGGCGGGCCCGCGGCCGCGCGGGCTGTGGACGCCACGGCGGCGACGGCGTTGCCAGCCGCCACCGCCACCCCCGTACCCGCCGGACCAGTAGTCGTCCCAGAAGTCGTCGCCCCAGTAGCCGCCGCGGCCGTCGTCACCGCGCCAGTAGCCGCCCCGCCAGTAGCCACCGCGGCCGTACCCGCCCCGACCGTACCACGGCGGCCGGCGACGGCGGCGGCGCAGCGGCGGGATGCTCGTGAGCGAGACGCGCTGGCTGGCGGTGAGGTCGTCCGCCACGGGCAGCAGTTTGAAGCCGCGGTCGCCGCCGATGGAGAGCGCGCCCGTCTCGTCGAAGAGGAACCCGTGGGCGAAGACGGTGTAGGTCGCGCCGCCGGCGAGCGCCAGCAACACGTCGAGTGAGCCCTGCCCGCCGGGCTTGCGCAGCGTGAGTTCGAGCATGCCCGCGGGGACCGTCTCGTAGTCGGTCGCCTCCCCGAACTCGAGGCGGCGGGCCAGCCGGCCGACGCCCTGTGCCCCGACGTTCACCGCGCCCGCGTCGGGCGAGACGTGGACGATTCGGACCCGCGCCCGGTTCCGCGGGAC
This window of the Haloarchaeobius amylolyticus genome carries:
- a CDS encoding DUF4397 domain-containing protein, whose product is MTTRRTVLKTVGIVGGTAALGGWPVAAQADDDQFPFDDDDVATAAADPVAARVFHAVPDGPALDLLVNDYEVLEGFGYGRITPYAELRPGLFDFRTILDVQTFAPGIVEGPEDTLRLREGDYTIVVAGPSLPSDDAQLLVFEDDNTPVPRNRARVRIVHVSPDAGAVNVGAQGVGRLARRLEFGEATDYETVPAGMLELTLRKPGGQGSLDVLLALAGGATYTVFAHGFLFDETGALSIGGDRGFKLLPVADDLTASQRVSLTSIPPLRRRRRRPPWYGRGGYGRGGYWRGGYWRGDDGRGGYWGDDFWDDYWSGGYGGGGGGWQRRRRRGVHSPRGRGPAPGDDFQSPWQTGDT